A window of the Butyricimonas virosa genome harbors these coding sequences:
- the purN gene encoding phosphoribosylglycinamide formyltransferase, translating into MKKIAIFASGSGSNAENIINYFKNDTENVVKIVFCNKPDAYVLERAKRLSVPTFVFGREEFSRSDLVLNELKRLDIDLIVLAGFLWKVPDAIIDAYPDRVINIHPALLPSYGGKGMYGMKVHEAVIAAGEKESGITIHHVDNHYDEGTTIFQAKCDIVPGDTPETLATKVHALEYEHFPRVIKDVLDNL; encoded by the coding sequence ATGAAAAAAATAGCAATATTTGCCTCTGGTTCAGGTTCTAACGCTGAAAATATCATTAATTATTTTAAAAATGACACCGAAAATGTCGTGAAAATTGTGTTTTGTAACAAACCCGATGCCTATGTTTTGGAACGGGCAAAACGTTTAAGTGTGCCGACATTTGTTTTCGGACGGGAAGAGTTCTCTCGTTCTGATCTGGTTTTGAATGAATTGAAACGATTGGATATTGATCTGATCGTGTTGGCGGGTTTTCTCTGGAAGGTGCCGGATGCTATCATCGACGCTTATCCAGACCGGGTAATTAATATCCATCCGGCCTTGTTGCCCTCTTACGGGGGCAAGGGTATGTACGGCATGAAAGTACACGAGGCGGTGATCGCTGCCGGGGAAAAGGAAAGTGGTATTACGATTCATCACGTGGATAATCATTATGACGAGGGGACAACTATTTTTCAGGCCAAATGTGACATCGTTCCGGGGGACACGCCAGAGACTCTGGCAACGAAAGTCCATGCCTTGGAATACGAGCATTTCCCCCGTGTGATCAAGGACGTCCTTGATAATTTATGA
- a CDS encoding acyl carrier protein, which yields MSDIQNRVKAIIVDKLGVDESEVKPEATFTNDLGADSLDTVELIMELEKEFNITIPDDQAEKIATVGDAIAYVEANAQ from the coding sequence ATGTCTGACATTCAAAACAGAGTTAAAGCTATCATTGTTGATAAATTAGGAGTTGACGAAAGTGAAGTTAAACCTGAAGCAACGTTTACTAACGACTTAGGAGCTGACTCTTTGGATACGGTAGAGTTGATCATGGAATTGGAAAAAGAATTCAACATCACTATTCCGGACGATCAAGCAGAGAAAATCGCTACCGTGGGCGATGCTATTGCATACGTTGAAGCTAACGCTCAATAA
- the fabF gene encoding beta-ketoacyl-ACP synthase II, translating to MNFKRVVITGLGTINPLGHNVAEFWENLKGGVSGAGPITRFDASKFRTQFACEVKNYEPTEYFDKKEVRKMDLYSQFALICSREAVKDAGLDFSQEDRKRIGVIWGAGIGGLDTFYEECKTFALGDGTPRFNPFFIPKMIANMGGAMIAIEEGLKGPNYTTVSACASSAHSLVDALNLIRLGKADVILAGGSEAAITPPGVGGFNSMKALSTRNDDPKTASRPFDADRDGFVIGEGGACLVVEEYEHAVKRGAHIYAELAGGGANCDAYHMTAPDPEGEGAADVMLLALEDAGLSPKDVDYINVHGTSTGLGDVAEPKAIQRAFGEHAYELNISSTKSMTGHLLGAAGALEAIACVLAVKNNIVPPTINFSNLDPELDPKLNFTFNKAQEKEINVAISNTFGFGGHNACVVFKK from the coding sequence ATGAATTTCAAACGAGTAGTAATAACTGGTCTTGGAACTATTAATCCCTTGGGTCATAACGTGGCCGAATTTTGGGAGAACTTGAAAGGTGGCGTCAGCGGCGCCGGTCCTATTACTCGTTTTGATGCATCTAAATTTCGCACGCAATTCGCTTGCGAAGTTAAAAACTACGAGCCCACGGAATACTTCGACAAGAAGGAAGTCCGTAAAATGGATCTTTACAGCCAATTTGCCCTGATTTGTTCCAGGGAGGCCGTGAAAGATGCCGGACTCGATTTCTCGCAAGAGGACAGAAAGAGAATCGGTGTAATCTGGGGTGCAGGTATCGGTGGTTTGGATACGTTCTACGAAGAATGCAAAACTTTTGCATTAGGAGACGGAACTCCCAGATTCAACCCGTTCTTTATACCCAAGATGATTGCCAACATGGGTGGAGCCATGATCGCCATAGAAGAAGGCCTAAAGGGTCCGAACTACACGACGGTTTCAGCCTGCGCATCATCCGCACACTCGTTAGTAGATGCATTAAATCTGATCCGATTAGGAAAAGCAGACGTGATTCTTGCCGGTGGATCTGAAGCAGCCATTACCCCTCCGGGTGTAGGTGGTTTCAATTCCATGAAAGCTTTATCCACTCGTAATGATGATCCGAAAACAGCATCACGTCCTTTTGATGCTGACCGTGACGGATTTGTTATCGGCGAAGGCGGTGCTTGCTTAGTCGTAGAAGAGTACGAACATGCAGTAAAAAGAGGTGCTCACATCTACGCAGAACTTGCGGGAGGCGGAGCCAATTGCGATGCTTACCACATGACAGCCCCGGACCCGGAGGGAGAAGGTGCAGCTGATGTTATGTTACTCGCATTGGAAGATGCCGGACTAAGCCCGAAAGATGTTGATTATATCAACGTTCACGGAACGTCTACCGGACTGGGAGATGTGGCAGAACCTAAGGCCATTCAGAGAGCATTTGGTGAACACGCTTATGAACTGAACATCAGTTCCACCAAATCAATGACAGGACATTTATTAGGTGCCGCCGGTGCCTTGGAAGCAATCGCTTGTGTTCTGGCTGTGAAAAACAACATTGTACCTCCTACCATTAATTTCAGCAACCTTGATCCGGAACTGGATCCCAAGCTGAATTTCACGTTCAACAAGGCTCAAGAGAAAGAAATCAATGTAGCCATCAGTAACACTTTCGGTTTCGGAGGACACAATGCTTGCGTTGTATTCAAAAAGTAA